Proteins encoded by one window of Akkermansia muciniphila ATCC BAA-835:
- a CDS encoding histidine triad nucleotide-binding protein: MAATLFEKICSGEIPADIVYQDDLCVCFRDISPQAPEHLLLVPRKPIPRLSEAGKEDAALLGHMMLAVGRIARTLHLDEGGFRLVINNGHDAGEAVPHLHMHLLAGRKLEWPPG; encoded by the coding sequence ATGGCCGCTACGTTATTTGAAAAAATCTGTTCAGGGGAAATCCCCGCGGACATCGTATATCAGGATGACCTGTGTGTTTGCTTCCGGGACATTAGTCCACAAGCACCGGAACATTTGCTGCTTGTTCCGCGCAAGCCCATTCCCCGCCTTTCCGAGGCCGGGAAGGAAGATGCCGCCCTTCTGGGACACATGATGCTGGCAGTCGGGCGGATTGCCCGGACTCTTCATCTGGATGAAGGTGGCTTTCGCCTGGTCATCAACAATGGGCATGACGCCGGGGAAGCTGTCCCCCATTTGCACATGCATCTGTTGGCAGGCCGCAAGCTGGAATGGCCTCCCGGTTAG
- a CDS encoding L-threonylcarbamoyladenylate synthase, translating into MQTELFEVDPLSDNRKLYARAAEALGAGALVGIPTETVYGLGADALNPEAVARIFEAKGRPSFDPLIIHVHHGSEVEKYTAVPEGLKDLVHTLASRFWPGPLTLVLPKADIIPDIVTSGLPTVAVRVSAHPAMRGVAKALGRPIAAPSANRFGHISPTSASAVQKELGGSIEMILDAGACSEGLESTIVRPVLDEKGKPSLELLREGPVTREQFRNLVKVVRRKPSCRPVSEESPADAPGQLTSHYAPRKPMLLLEPGENFAPVEGVKYGLLSYEGTSALAREGDWAEVVAMSPGSGRLAEAAVRLFALMRQMDENEAIDVIVAESVPESGLGRAIMDRLRRASAVRE; encoded by the coding sequence ATGCAAACCGAATTGTTCGAGGTAGATCCCCTGTCAGACAACCGCAAACTGTATGCCCGTGCGGCGGAAGCTCTGGGTGCGGGCGCGCTGGTAGGGATTCCCACGGAGACTGTATACGGCCTGGGGGCGGATGCCTTGAACCCGGAAGCGGTAGCAAGGATTTTTGAAGCCAAGGGAAGGCCTTCTTTTGATCCGCTGATTATTCATGTGCATCATGGGAGTGAGGTGGAAAAATATACCGCCGTTCCGGAGGGGCTGAAAGATCTGGTGCATACGCTTGCCTCCAGATTCTGGCCGGGGCCGCTGACCTTGGTGTTGCCAAAGGCGGATATCATTCCGGATATTGTAACCAGCGGCCTTCCTACGGTGGCCGTTCGCGTAAGCGCTCATCCTGCCATGCGGGGGGTGGCGAAAGCGCTGGGGCGTCCTATAGCTGCGCCCAGCGCCAACCGCTTCGGCCATATCAGCCCTACTTCCGCCTCTGCCGTACAGAAGGAATTGGGGGGCAGTATTGAAATGATTCTGGATGCCGGAGCCTGTTCCGAGGGGCTGGAAAGCACGATTGTGCGCCCTGTGCTTGACGAGAAGGGCAAGCCCTCTCTGGAATTGCTGCGTGAGGGGCCGGTGACCCGGGAACAATTTCGCAACCTGGTCAAGGTGGTGCGCCGCAAGCCTTCCTGCCGTCCTGTTTCGGAAGAATCTCCGGCGGATGCGCCGGGGCAGCTCACCAGCCATTACGCCCCGCGCAAACCTATGCTGTTGCTGGAACCGGGGGAAAATTTTGCCCCGGTGGAGGGGGTGAAGTACGGCCTGCTTTCCTATGAAGGAACGTCCGCTCTTGCCCGGGAAGGGGACTGGGCGGAAGTGGTAGCCATGAGTCCCGGCAGCGGGCGGCTGGCAGAAGCTGCCGTGCGCCTGTTTGCCCTGATGAGACAGATGGATGAAAATGAAGCTATTGACGTCATTGTGGCGGAATCCGTTCCGGAATCCGGCCTGGGCCGCGCTATTATGGATCGCCTGCGACGCGCTTCAGCCGTCAGGGAATAA
- a CDS encoding shikimate kinase: MNRAASTSLPNIILIGLMGCGKTTIGKELHRETNLGFTDTDQLIERQTGMHIPQIFKIHGESHFRDLETGILQQLQTAAAQSRIISTGGGIIIRPENRLLLKKLGFVVWLHTDVNILYQRISRCTNRPLLQQPNPKAVLEHLMNERHDFYQETAHLTIDTANLHIHEIAFGILESARVFRSRRQ; the protein is encoded by the coding sequence ATGAATAGGGCCGCATCAACATCCTTGCCAAACATCATCCTGATCGGGCTGATGGGATGCGGCAAAACTACCATCGGAAAGGAACTGCACCGGGAAACGAACCTTGGTTTTACGGATACGGACCAGTTAATCGAACGCCAGACGGGAATGCACATTCCGCAGATTTTCAAAATTCATGGGGAATCACATTTTCGAGACCTGGAAACCGGAATCCTGCAACAGCTTCAGACGGCCGCCGCACAAAGCCGCATTATTTCCACAGGAGGAGGCATCATTATCAGACCGGAAAACCGGCTGCTACTGAAAAAACTGGGCTTCGTCGTCTGGCTCCATACAGACGTAAACATCCTGTACCAGCGTATTTCCAGATGCACCAACCGCCCCCTGCTCCAACAACCCAATCCCAAGGCCGTGCTGGAACATCTCATGAATGAACGGCATGATTTTTACCAGGAAACGGCGCACTTGACCATTGATACGGCCAATCTCCACATCCATGAAATCGCATTCGGCATTCTGGAATCCGCCAGAGTATTCCGGTCCCGACGGCAATAA
- the rpsP gene encoding 30S ribosomal protein S16: MAVAIRLNRQGSKDRPYYKIVVVDSRARRDGRYIEQVGSYDPMKEGVNYTINLEKVDKWLANGAQPSETVNSMIRKARKA; this comes from the coding sequence ATGGCAGTAGCAATCAGACTCAACCGTCAGGGTTCCAAGGACCGTCCTTACTACAAAATCGTCGTTGTCGACAGCCGCGCGCGTCGTGACGGCCGTTACATTGAGCAAGTGGGCTCCTATGACCCCATGAAGGAAGGCGTCAACTATACCATCAATCTGGAAAAGGTTGACAAATGGCTTGCCAACGGAGCACAGCCCTCTGAAACGGTGAATTCAATGATCCGTAAGGCCCGTAAGGCTTAA
- a CDS encoding LysE family transporter, producing the protein MWPRGRNAFLAGCGDISPASCIYRDALVTNLMNPKATFFFVALSAPLLEKNHDPSDALFICFLIVATGTAGWILWALVFRWQPIRSFYGRYAGILDGILSLVLAGFGFSMLYSFGRMAVENFS; encoded by the coding sequence ATATGGCCGAGGGGGAGGAATGCTTTCCTTGCCGGGTGCGGGGATATTTCCCCGGCTTCCTGTATTTACCGTGATGCTCTGGTGACTAACCTGATGAATCCCAAGGCCACGTTTTTCTTTGTGGCTCTTTCCGCTCCGCTGTTGGAAAAAAATCATGATCCTTCCGATGCTCTTTTTATCTGTTTTTTAATCGTGGCGACGGGAACGGCGGGCTGGATTTTGTGGGCTCTTGTTTTCCGGTGGCAGCCCATTCGTTCCTTTTACGGACGGTATGCCGGAATACTGGATGGAATATTGTCCCTTGTGCTGGCGGGGTTCGGATTCAGCATGCTGTATTCTTTTGGCCGCATGGCGGTGGAAAATTTTTCCTGA
- a CDS encoding tyrosine recombinase XerC: MMRIPLEPEQDFLQYLEVEKQASPHTVEVYARALRQFRAWAADSFPGWENCTPDQMRDWLFQELKDEAATSSIRLRFAALRSFYRFMMRRHGLETNPMTGVSLPRRKKTLPVFLTLNQMLELLELPYKTAVPANAPAWLPYRDAAILELFYSCGMRLSELVGLDVGSVDHRFRGVKVMGKGRKERILPVGTPALAALETYVSMACLPKNSPLFVSRIGTRLSARSVQMMLNKYVKLSSIPFTISPHKIRHTFATHILEAGADLRSVQELLGHASLSTTQIYTHVTRARMAEVYRQAHPRA, encoded by the coding sequence ATGATGAGGATTCCTCTGGAACCGGAACAGGACTTTCTTCAATATCTGGAGGTGGAAAAGCAGGCTTCTCCTCATACGGTGGAGGTGTACGCCCGCGCCTTGCGCCAGTTCAGGGCCTGGGCGGCTGATTCATTCCCAGGGTGGGAGAATTGTACGCCGGACCAGATGAGGGACTGGCTTTTCCAGGAGCTGAAGGATGAAGCCGCCACGTCTTCCATCCGGCTGAGGTTTGCCGCCTTGCGCAGTTTTTACCGTTTCATGATGCGGAGGCACGGGCTGGAGACGAATCCGATGACGGGCGTTTCCCTTCCCAGAAGGAAAAAAACGCTTCCCGTTTTCCTGACACTCAACCAGATGTTGGAATTGTTGGAGCTTCCCTACAAGACGGCCGTTCCCGCCAATGCTCCCGCATGGCTTCCCTACCGTGATGCCGCCATATTGGAACTTTTTTATTCCTGCGGGATGCGCCTGAGTGAATTAGTAGGGCTGGATGTCGGCAGTGTGGACCACCGTTTCCGGGGCGTGAAGGTAATGGGGAAGGGGCGCAAGGAGCGCATCCTGCCTGTGGGAACTCCTGCTCTGGCTGCTCTGGAAACTTATGTTTCCATGGCCTGTCTGCCGAAGAATTCCCCCTTGTTTGTCTCCCGTATAGGAACCCGGTTAAGCGCTCGCTCCGTGCAGATGATGCTGAACAAATATGTGAAGCTGTCTTCCATTCCTTTTACCATTTCTCCCCATAAGATCAGGCATACATTCGCCACGCACATTCTGGAGGCAGGGGCGGATCTCCGTTCCGTCCAGGAACTGCTGGGCCATGCTTCCTTATCCACTACCCAGATTTACACGCATGTGACGCGTGCCAGAATGGCGGAAGTTTACAGACAGGCGCATCCCAGGGCATAA
- a CDS encoding EF-hand domain-containing protein, whose protein sequence is MFILSCSAALAFGLFPFAAGQSVASGDRGKMETVPRPGLECLQVTLLIRQMVLDRYDSTSTGILSEQDKARLVEDARSARREARKAFLRKFDKDGDGRLSPEECRAFREHVEKRRGVRRPDAGPDKRDGIPFYPPAERKEIPPLPPPAEGVEMPMVEIRTVGRKRFMVAPGLFLLTRNMLLQNYDANGNGRIDPEEHAVVMKDAAALYQAKMKEMMELYDLDQDGVLSPVEREQALADSHKDSPLYAMEEPDDIDLFIRANISEVLLKESPVDAGDDKDKGTE, encoded by the coding sequence ATGTTTATCTTGTCATGTTCCGCAGCGCTGGCGTTCGGTCTGTTCCCGTTTGCGGCAGGGCAATCCGTGGCTTCCGGTGACCGCGGGAAAATGGAAACTGTCCCCAGGCCCGGACTGGAATGCCTTCAGGTGACTTTGCTCATCCGCCAAATGGTTTTGGACCGCTATGACAGCACGAGTACGGGAATTTTGTCCGAACAGGACAAGGCCCGGTTGGTGGAGGATGCCCGCTCTGCGCGGAGGGAGGCCAGAAAAGCCTTCCTGAGGAAGTTTGATAAGGATGGGGACGGAAGGCTTTCCCCGGAAGAGTGCAGGGCTTTCCGGGAACATGTAGAGAAGCGGCGCGGGGTGCGCAGGCCGGATGCCGGGCCGGACAAGAGAGACGGAATTCCGTTTTACCCTCCCGCCGAGAGGAAGGAAATTCCTCCGCTCCCCCCTCCGGCAGAGGGGGTGGAAATGCCCATGGTGGAAATTCGCACGGTGGGACGGAAGCGCTTCATGGTTGCTCCCGGATTGTTTCTGCTGACTCGTAACATGTTGCTGCAGAATTATGATGCCAACGGGAACGGCCGCATTGATCCGGAGGAACATGCCGTTGTCATGAAAGATGCCGCGGCTCTGTACCAGGCCAAAATGAAGGAAATGATGGAGCTTTACGATTTGGACCAGGACGGTGTGCTCAGCCCGGTGGAGAGAGAGCAGGCTCTGGCGGACAGCCATAAAGACAGCCCTTTGTATGCCATGGAAGAACCGGACGATATTGATTTGTTCATCCGGGCCAATATTAGTGAAGTGCTGCTGAAGGAGTCGCCGGTGGATGCCGGGGATGACAAGGATAAAGGTACGGAGTAA